In Kytococcus sedentarius DSM 20547, the sequence GGCCTGCCCTTCTCCGGGGCGGGGGAGGACCCGCAGGCGGCACGCACCCCTGCGGTGCTCGAGGCCAACGGTCGCCGCATCGCGGTGTTGAACTACCTCAACGTCGAGGACGACAACCGCGTGATCCCCTTCGCGAACCGTGACTGGGAGGCCCGGGAGGACCGCGCGGGCGTGGCCTGGGGCCACCCCGAGGAGATCGCGCAGGACGTGGCCGCGGTCCGGGCGGAGGTCGACGACGTGGTCGTGATCCTCCACGCCGGGCTGGAGAACCGCACCCAGCTCAACGACGCGCAGCGCGCCATGGCCGACGCGGCTTTCGATGCGGGCGCCACGGCCGTCATCGGCCACCACGCCCACGTGCTGCAGGGGTACGACGTGCGCGAGGACAGCGGCACCTTGGTGGCCTGGGGGCTGGGCAACTTCGTCTTCGACGGCTACCCCGAGGGCGCCGAGCAGAACGACTCGGCGATCCTGAACCTCACCCTGGACGACCAGGGCGTCACCGACGTGTCCTTCACCCCGGTGGCGGTGCAGGGTGGCTACCCGGTCGCCCTGGACCCGCAGTCCGCGCGGGGCCAGCGCATCCTGGAGCGCCTGGAGTCCCTGCCCCACGAGTGACCGGTGGGCCGGGTCACCGGGGCAGGCTCGGCACGCCCTGCTCGACGGCCCGCTCCACCCGGGCCACCCGCTCGGCGTCGATGAGGCCGAGCTCGCCGGCGATGCGGGCCGCCTGGGCGTAGTCGTCCACCGCGTGTACGCCCTCTGCGCGCCACCGGGCCCGGGTCGCCTCGTCCACGTCCGTCACGCAGTGGATGAACGAGGCCACCAGGTGCTCGGGCCACCGGCGCCGAGCCGTCAGGGCCACGTCCGCGTCCGCCTGCCCGGAGTCACCGATGAACACCTGCCGGCACTCGGGGAACAGCGCCGCGTCGCGACGGATGTTGGTCACCTTGCTGCCGGCCATCAGCCGGCGGTCGACCAGGCCCCGGACGGTGCCGGTCATGATCGTGTGCGCGGGCAGGTCGTCGTCGGTGAACCCGCGCCGCGTGTAGCGCTCGATGAGGTCGCGCACCCCGCCGGGCCGGGCGGTGACGAAGGTGAGGTCCCCGGGCAGGTGGTCGTCACCGGCCGCGTCCGAGGCGTCCAGGGCCCGCAGGAACTCCACGATCCCCGGGTACACGGTGCCGCGGTCGTACCGGCGGTCGTGCAGGTTGCTCTTGAACGTGTCGTCGATGTCGCACAGCACCCGCAGCTCGTCGTGCGGCACGGCCTGCTCGGCGATGTGGTCGAGCACTCGACGGCGCTGGCGGCCGTCGAGGACGTCGTAGACGAAGTGCTCCAGGTCGTGCCCGTCGCCGCCGGCGTTGAGCAGGTACTTGACCTGCTGCAGCTCCTCGCCCTCCAGGGCGGTCAGCGCGCAGGTCACCTCCTCGCGCTCGCCGCGGGTGATGCCTCCCTGGCGCAGGGCGTTGACGATCTGCACGATGCCGTGAGGGCCGGCGGTCGCCAGGACGGTCTCGTCAAGGGTGGGGGCGGCGTTCCCGGCCGGCCGGGGCCGGACCACCAGCAGTGCGCCGGGGTCCACCGACGCGCTGAGCTCCCAGACCTCGCCGAGGGGGTCGCCGTCGAGGTGGGCCGGGGTGGGGGAGTCCGGCACGATCGTGGTCGCCGGGGTGTCGCGCCGCTCGATGCCGGGGAGGCGCTGGGCGCCGGGCAGCAACCCGGCCAGCGCGATGGTGCCCCACTCCAGCAACGGATCGGGGTCCACGGTCACCACGTGCAGGGTGCCGTCGTCCATCCGCGCCCCGGAGACCCCGACGCCCAACGGGATCGAGCCCGAGTTGGTGACCAGCAGGCTCCAGGGGCGAAGCTCCCTGCCGTCCACCTCCAGCGGCCACCCCGCATCGGCCGCGCGGCCCAGCGCGGGGCGGACGTAGGCGCGCCAGCCGTGACGCTCCTTGTCGGCGGCGGCCACGCCGCTGATGATCGCGCCGTCGTGACCCAGGCCGGCGGTCACCAGGAAGGTGCCCTGCCCCAGCCCCGCGGCGGTGCGCCAGGTGGCCCGCCCGAGGTCGATCCGGTCACCCGCGGTGGTCAGGGCCGAGGTCACCACGTGCTCGAGGGTCTTGTTGACCAGCTCGGTGAGCCCCAGGTTGCGGGCGGCCAGGTTCGCCGTCCCGGTGGGCACGATCCCCATCACGCACTCGGTGCCGGCCAGCACCTCGGCGACCAGCCGCACGGTGCCGTCGCCGCCGATCACCAGGACCCGGTCGGCCCCGGCCGCGAGCGCCTCTCGGGCCTGCTCACCGCCCGGGCTCTCGACGCTGGTCCGGAGCACCAGGGGCGCGTCCCAGCCCAGGGACTCCACGGCGCGCAGGGCCGCCACCAGTGCCGGCATCGCCAGCCGGTGCACGGGGTTGACGATGACGGCGACGACGGGGGGCTGCACGGGGGAGCGGTTCACCCGGCGCAGCCTAGCCGGGACGACGCGCCCGCCCCGGTGTCGGTGAGCCCCCGCGTGAGGCAGGATGGGGTGCACGTCGCACCGCCGGAGGACTTTCCATGGCCAAGGAACTCGACTTCATCAAGAACGTCGACCAGTTGCACGCGTTCTACACCGAGAACGTGCGCATGCTCGCGCACGCCTACGACCTGAGCGACGAGGACGCCGCCCGCATCCTGGCTCGCTTCGACTTCAACAACGTCTCGCGCGCCATCCTGCGGCCGCCCCGGGTCGACAACTTCGACGACCCCGAGACTCTCCGCCGCACCCTGGAGGACTGAGCGGCTCAGCGCCAGCTGGCAGCGTGGTAGCCGTACTCCCGGGGGCCGGGGGTGAACCCGGCGGCACGGTAGAGGCGCCCCGCATCCGAGCCGTCGTCGGCCACGATCACCCACTGGGCGGCGCCCCGGTCGGCGGCCCACTGCGCGGCGACCGCGAGCAGGTGCCGGGCCAGGCCACGCCGCCGGTGGTCCGGGTGGGTGAGGACCGACTGGTACCGCGCCAGCCGCCGCGTCGCCCCCCGGGCGTCCAGCACCACGATCCCCATCGATGCCGCGAGCTCGCCCTGCGCGGTCCAGGCCCCCACCCAGTGCCCGTGCCCCGCATCCACCAGGCGGCGGCGGGCTGCGCACTGCCCCCGGAGGAACTCCGCGTACTCGGCAGGGGGGAACTCACCGGTGGCCTCGTTCTCCGCCCGCTCGGCGGCGACCCGCTGCCCCCAGTCGGCCTCGTCGGCCAGCGGGGCCACGTGGTAGCCCGCCGGCAGGTCGGTCGATCGTGGCGCCCGCTCCGCGGTGAGGGACTCCACCACGTCGCCGGTCAGGCCGAGCGTCTCCCACGCAGCGGGTTCTGGCTCCCGCGGGAGCCCGACGGCCAGGTGCCGCGCCCCGGGGAAGGCGGCCTCGAAGCGCCGCACCCACCGGTGCGCGTCGTCCACGTCGCCGCCGGTGACCTGCAGGAAGTTGCCCCAGTGGTAGCCGGGGCGTCCGGGGGAGCGGACCACCAGGTGGTCACCGGCATCGGTCACCTGCGTGCCGGCCAGCTGGTCGATCGCGAGGTCGGTGGCCGTCGAGGGCGGCAGGCTCGGAAGCATGCCCGGAGCCTACGGCGCGAACCCTCGGGAACCGCCGGTCCGCCTCAGCGCCCGAGCCGGCCCAGCGCCTTCTCGACCGGGAACCACGGCAGGTACATCACCCCGGAGAGGTTGTGGCGGAAGGTGATGTTCATGACCAGGTAGATGCCCCAGTGCATGCCCCAGGCACCCACCGCCCAGAGCCGCCCGGCGCGGCGGTCCAGCATCACCAGCGGTGCCAGCAGCTCCAGCAGGAGCGACCCGGTCGCCAGCACCGTCCACAGCCGGGTGTACGGGTACAGGCGCAGCCCCAGGCCACCGGCCGAGGAGCCCAGGAGCTCCTTGCGCAGCCCGTCGGCCGCCACCTGGCGGCGCATGCCCTCGCCGCGGGCCCACGCCCACCCGGAGGCACCGCGGACCTTCGCCACGCCCGCCAGCCAGTAGGTGACCAGCGTGACCGCCTGCATGCCGCGGTGCGGCGCGGCGTAGCGCCAGTTGCCGGCCGGGCCCCCGACGGCCCGGGCGCCCGGGGCCAGGGCGTCGGCGCTGCGGGTGAACCCCAGGACGGCGGTGTGCAGCGCCAGGTTGTTGTCGTTGTGGAAGATCATCGACCACGAGTTGCGGTAGGACAGCGTCCACAGCAGCAGCCCGGCGTGCAGGGGGCCGACGACGCGGTGGCGGATGCCCACGGTGAACGCGAGGTCCGTCGCCATCGTGGCCCACACCAGGGCGTCGGCCACGCGCGGCGGCAGCGGCCGGCGCAGGACCTTGCAGGGCCCCACGGGGGCGAACAGCGCGGGATCGGTGCGGTGCACCTTGGCGAACATCCGGATGCGGGGGCGCAGGTACCAGGCCGTGTACGCGCCGGTGGCGATGCGCAGCACCGCCGGGCGGGTGGCCGGGGTGTCCGGCAGGATGCGCCGGTCCAGCTGGCCCGCGAGGCGACGCACGACGCGCAGCGCCCGCTGGAGGCCGGAGGCGTGTGGGAGGGAGGTGTGCATAGCGACTTCCTGGGGGTCGGGGGCTCAGAGGGCGGGCTTGGTGGGGGACTCGTGCTCGGCAGCCGGGTCGGTGGCGGCCACCACCTCGGCCACGGACGGGTCGGGGTCGCGCGGGACGACGGCCTCGGCCCGGACGGTGCGCCCGCGGGGCGTGCGGTCCCCTCCGAAGAAGGTGTCGTAGCGGTGGCGGCTGGTAACCACCTGCACCCGCTCGATGCGGTGCTCGGTCGACCCGCCGCTGAGGGCCACCGACTCGGCGACCGTGCGCGCCACCGCATCGGCCCGCCCCTGCTTCACGCGGCGCGTGATCTGGCGGCGGATCTGGTTCAGGCCACCGGAGCCGGCGTGCCGGAAGTGCAGCAGGTGCTCCCCGCCCTCGGCGTCGAGACCGATGAGGTGGTGCACCGTGCCGGTGGCGCCCCGCTTGGCGGAGAACATCGGGTAGTAGGACAGTGGGAAGTCGTCCACGCGCTCGGGGCGGGGGCGCCAGTTCTGCACCACGGGGGAGGCCACCAGGGCCACCAGGGCGGTGCCGGCCAGGTAGGTGGCCCGCTTGGTGCGGTCGTCGGGGGTCATGGGTGACTCCTGGGATCGGGGGGATCGGGGGTGTGTGGGTGGGGGTGTGGGCGCAGGTGGGGGAGCGGGGGTCAGCGGGGCGGAGCCAGCGGTTCGGGCCGCAGACCGAGGTCGCGCAACGCGGCGGCCGCGGCGTGGGCACCGGCCATGCCATGAACACCCCCACCGGGTGGCGCGGAGGCCGAGCACAGGTACAGCCCCGGCCCCAGGTCGTAGGGAGAGAGGGTGGGCCGCGGTCGCAGCACCAGCTGGGTGCCGGCCATGGAGCCGCCCACGACGTCACCCCCCACCAGGTTGGCGTTGCGGGCCTGCAGGTCGGCCGGGGAGCTGTTCACGCGACGCACGATGCGGTCGCGGAAGCCCGGCGCGAAGCGCTCGATCTGGGCGTCCACCAGCGGCCCGGCCGCCTGGCGGGTGCCCGGCGCGAGGTGCGCGTAGGCGTACAGCACCGTCTGCCCGCCGGGTGCGCGCCCGGCATCGAACAGGCTCTGCTGGGACACCAGGACGAAGGGGCGCTCGGGGTCCTGCCCGCGGTGGGTCAGGCCCTCGGCGGTGGCGAGCTCCTCCAGGGTGCCGCCCACGTGCACGGTGCCCGCGCCGTTCACCCGCGGGTCGGCCCACGGCACCGGGCCGTCGAGGAGGTAGTCCACCTTGTACAGCCCGGGACCGTGGCGCCAGGCGCTCAGGCCGCTGCGGACGGCCGGCGCCAGGCGGTCCCCGGCCAGGGCGACGGCGGCGGCGGGCGTGGTGTCCAGCATCGTCACCGCGGGGGCCCGGCCGTGGGCGTCGGCGAGCTGGCGCAGGTCGGTCACGGGCGATGAGGTGACGACACGCCCGCCGTGGGCCGTCAGCTCCGCGACCAGCGCGTCGGCGATCGCCTGCGAGCCGCCGCGGGCCACCGGCCACCCCACGGCGTGGCCCGCGGCCCCGAAGAGCACGCCGAACACGCTGGTGAGCGGGTGGTGCAGGGGCATCACCGAGTGTGCGGCCAGCCCAGCAAACAGGGCACGGGTGGCCGGCTGCCGGAAGAGCGCCCGGGCCAGGACGGTGGACGGGGCGAGCCCGCGCAGACCGAAGCGGGCCAGGGCCACGGGGTGCCGCGGGACGCGCAGCAGCGGACCGAGGGCGGCCGGGACGATGCGGTCGAAGTCCGCGACGGCGGGGCCCACGAGACGGCGCCAGGCAGCCCCGTCCACCCCGAGGTCCTCGGCGGTGCGGGCCAGGTCGCGGTGCAGGAGCGCAGCGGGGCCCTGCTCCAGCGGGTGGGCCAGGGGGAGATCGGGATGCACCCACTGAAGCCCGTGGCGCTCCAGACCGAGGGCGGAGAAGAACGGGCTCGCGACCCCGAAGGGGTGCACCCCTGCGCCGAGGTCCACCACGGTGCCGGGCCCCAGCGCGGGGGCCGACCGCAGCGCGCCGCCGGGGGAGCTCGCGGCCTCGTGGACGGTCACCTCCAGGCCGGCCCGGGCCAGCGCGACGGCGGCCGCGAGCCCGTTGGGCCCGGAGCCGACCACCGCCGCGGTGTGCCCAGCGCCCCCTGCCACCGCGCGACCGGGGAGGGGGGTTCCGGCGGTGCGGCGGTGCGTGAGGGGGTGGCGCTGGGTCATGGCTCTCCTTGCGTGGTCCTCGCGGAGGGGGTCCTGCGAGGTGGTCACCACGGTAGGCAGACAGCGTGATGGCCCGGTGAGGCGTTCATGAGGGGATGCTCATGCGCAGGGCGTCTTTGAACCTGTTCAAAACAAAGCTAGGCTGCGGGCATGGCCCAGAAGTCAGAACAGACCCGGCAGGTGGTGCTCGACACCGCACTGCGCCTCTTCCGGCAGGAGGGTTACGCGGCCACCACCATGCGCCGCATCGCCACCGAGGCCGGGCTCTCGCCCTCGAACGCGTACTACTACTTCTCCGGCAAGGACGAGCTCGTGCAGGAGCTCTACCGGCAGCTGCAGGCCGAGCACCGGTTGGCGGCCGCGCCTGGCATCGAGCCCGGGGCCCGCCTGGAGGTGAATCTCGCCCACGTGCTGCACCACGGCCTGGACACCAACGCCCCGTACCACGCGTTCGGCTCCACCCTGCTGGCCAGCGCGTTGGCGCCCGGGTCCCCCGTGAACCCCTTCGGCCCCGACCAGGCCGAGGCCCGCGAGGCCGCGACCGGGTTGATGGCCGAGGTCGTGCGGGCCTCCTCGGGCGTGCCCGGCGGCGCCCTCGGCGAGCGCCTGCCGCACCTGCTCTGGCTGGCATACATGGGGGTGACCCTCTTCTGGGTGCTGGACACCTCCGAGGAGCAACGGCGCACGCGCGTCCTGGTCGACGGGGCGGCGCCGCTGATCTCCCGGGTGCTGCGCCTCTCCCGGCTGCCCGTGGGACGCGGGCTCACCGAGGACGCCCTGGGGTTGATGGACCGGCTCACCACCGTGGCCGAGCAGGCGGACGGCCGGGCATGAGCACCCTGCGCACGGTCGTGCTCGCCGGGGCCTCCGGCTTCATGGGGCAGCACCTGCGGGCCCGCCTCGTGGCCGATGGGGTGCACGTGCGCACCATCGGCCGCTCCGTGGACGCCGACGCGCGCTGGGGGCAGGGGCTCAGCGGCGTGCTCGAGGACGCCGATGCGCTGGTGAACCTCGCCGGCCGGTCGGTCAGCTGCCGCTACACGAAGGCCACCATCGACGAGATCTTCACCAGCCGCACGCAGACCACCCGGGCGCTGGGGGAGGCGCTCGCCGCGTGCGACGCGCCACCGGCGGTGTGGGTGAACGCCTCCACAGGCACCATCTACCGCGACGCCCGCGACCGCCCGCAGGACGAGGCCACCGGGGAGCTCGGGACCGGGTTCTCGGTGGAGGTCGCGCGGGCCTGGGAACGCGAGTTGTTCACGCCCCGGCTGCCCGCGGTGCGTCGGGTGGCGCTGCGCACCTCCATCGTGCTCGGGAACGGCGGGGCGCTGAACGCGATCGTGAACCTCGCACGGCTCGGCGCCGGCGGCCACCAGGGGGACGGCGGCCAGGTCTTCAGCTGGGTCCACCTGGAGGACGTGTACCGCGCAGTGCGGCACGTGCTGGCCGACGAAGGCACCAGCGGCCCGGTGAACCTGGCGACCCCGCACCCGGTGACCAACGCCGAGCTGATGCGCACCGTCCGCGCGCACTTCGGCGGTCTGGGGGAGCGCGTCGGCCTGCCGACCCCGGCGTGGGCGCTGGGGCTGGGCGGTCGGGTGATCCGCACCGAGCCGGAGCTCGTGCTCAAGAGCCGCTGGGTCCACCCCGGGGTGCTGCTGGACTCCGGGTTCACCTGGGCGTTCCCCACCCTGGACGAGGCGCTCGCGGACATCGCCGCCACCACCCCGCGTGGCCTGCTCCCGGTGCAGCTCGGCTGAGGCCACGGGCCACGGGCCACGGGCCACGGGCCAGGAGACCACCCGCTCAGCGGGAACTTCACCACACCCTGAGCGGGCCGGGGTGGCCGCTCACCCCATCAGGTCCTTCAGGATCTCCAGGCCCGCGTCCTCGAAGGCCACGTCGCCCACCTGGTGGGCCCAGACGGCCTGCGCGATGGCGCCCCGCACGCGCACCCGCCACCACCAGTCGGCGTCCGGGGCGTCGTCGACGCGGGGGTCATGGCCGTAGCCGTCCAGGAAGGCCCGCTCCAGGGCGCCGTCGCGGCGGAAGTCCTGCTCCCCGAGCCGCCCGAGGTCGACGGCGGCGGGCTTGAGCTCGACCTTGCCGAAGTCGATGAAGGACACCTGCCGGTCGTGCACCAGCCAGTTGCGCGGCTGGGCGTCGTCGTGGACGGGCACGACCGTCACCGGGGGAGCGGGCCAGCCCTCCACCCGTGCCACCAGGCGGCGCGCGAGGCCGGGCTCGATGCGGTGCGGCCGCGCCAGCCACTCGAGCGCCCGGGCGTTCTGCCGGGCCTCGAACGCGTCGTCCACCTGCCGGTGCTGCCCGTGCAGCACGGCCAGGAGCTCCCCGGCCTGGCGGTAGGTCTCCGGGTCGTCCTGCGCGGGGTGGCCCTCGACGAGCACGCCCGGCAGCCACGCGGTGACCACCAGCCGCAGCTCCCGGTCGGCGTGCACCAGCCGCGGCGCCCGACCCCGCTCCACCAGGGGCGCCAGCCACCGCTCGTGGGCGGTGACCTCCCGGTCCATGTGGTGGTCACCGGGGAAGCCGGCCTTCACCACCACGTCCTGGCCACCGCTGCGCACGCGCAGCACGGTGCGTTGCGCCAAGGCGGACCACGAGTGGTCGGCGACGAGCTCGCCATCGGGCAGCCAGGCCCTCAGACGGGCGTCCTGCGCGGCGTCCAGCCCCGGGTGCAGGGGCCGGTCAGGCGACATCGGGCGCCGGGTCCGCCCCGGCGCGCTGGGCACCCGGTGGCGAGACGGCCACGGCCGCACCGCTCTCGCGGGCGCGCACGGTCTGCCGCAGGCCGGACATCTGCCGGTCGAGCTCCCACGCGGTGACGGCGGACTCCCGGAGGGTCTCGCCCACGTCATCGGGCACCTCGTCGTGGTACTTGTACCGGATCTGGTGCTCCACGCTCGCCCAGAAGTCCATGGCGATGGTGCGGATCTGGATCTCCACCGGCACCTCCAGGGTCTCCTCGGCCAGGAATACCGGCACGGTGACGATCAGGTGCAGCGAGCGGTAGCCGTTGGGCTTGGGGTGGGAGATGTAGTCCTTGGTCTCCAAGACCGTCAGGTCGGGCTGGCCCATCAGCATCTCGGCCAGCCGGAAGGTGTCCTCGATGTACGGGCAGGTCACGCGCACCCCGGCGATGTCGCGGATCTCGGTGGCCACCACGTCGAGGTCCGGGCCGCAGCCCAGCCGGTTCATCTTGTGCAGGATCGAGTCGAAGGACTTCACCCGGTGCTTCACGTGCTCGATGGGGCCGCGCGTCCCCCGCGCCTCGGCCTCCTCGGCGAGGATGTCGATCTTGGTGAGCACCTCGTCCAGCGCGAACTTGTAGCGCAGCCGGAACTCCGAGAGCCGGGCGCCGATGGCGCGGGCCACCTCGTCGGGGTCGCGTTCCTCCACGTCGTCCCCGGCGAGCGCCATCACGAGGTCGATCGAGGTCATGGGCACGTCGTTGGCCATGGACGAACCGTAGGGCCGGTGGCTGGGAATCCGATGAAGGTCGGGTGGGAGTGGTCAGCCCCGGTTCCGGCGGGGCGCGCCGGGGGCCGCCTCCTGCTCGCCGATGATGGCGCCGGTCACCCGGTGGTGCGGCCACAGCAGCGTGTGCGGCGCCGCCAGCGTGACGTAGTTCGGGATCTCCCGGGAGTGCACGTCCTCGGCCTGGGCGAACTGCGGGGCCGGCGGGTCCGCCGTCCACGCCGCGGTGAACAGCACCCAGCGGACCGCCAGGTTGATCCACACGATGAGGGTCACCAGTCCCGCGAAGGAGACGACCAGCGGGTTGTCCCAGGCCCCGATGAGGCTCGTGCCGGCCACCCGCAGCGCCCCCCACCCGAGCGCCCCGAGGACCGCGCCGCGCCAGCGCTGCGCCCAAGGGGTGCGCACCTTGGCCGCCACCCGGAAGAGCAGGGCGATCGTCACCGCATCGACCACGAAGGCCGCGGCGAGCGCCGCGATGCGCAGCGTCAGGTCGGTGCCCGCGTCGATGTGGGCGTGGTCCAACACGAAGCGGGCCGCCGAGGTCGCGGCGCTGGAGAGCATCGCGGTCACCACCACCGAGCTGCCGAGCAGCAGGATGCCGACCAGGTCCCACAGCTTGGCCCGCACCGGGTGCAGCGGCGCGGCGGCCAGCCCGAACATCGCGCGGACGGACATGCGCAGGTAGGTCATCGCGTTCGTCGCGGTCCACAGCAGCACAGGCAGCGAGACGAGCGTGGCGAGGGTGAGCCCGCCGTCGATCACGAGGTCCGATGCGGTGAGCACCCCGGGCACGTCGCCGTCGCCGAGCAGGCCGGGGAAGGTGCCGTTCACCGCATCGACGACGCGGTCGAAGAGCTCCGGCCGGCGTCCGAGCACCATCCGGAAGGCGGTGACAGCCAGGGTGAGCGCCGCCACCAGGGAGATCAGCGCCGAGAG encodes:
- a CDS encoding diacylglycerol kinase family protein translates to MNRSPVQPPVVAVIVNPVHRLAMPALVAALRAVESLGWDAPLVLRTSVESPGGEQAREALAAGADRVLVIGGDGTVRLVAEVLAGTECVMGIVPTGTANLAARNLGLTELVNKTLEHVVTSALTTAGDRIDLGRATWRTAAGLGQGTFLVTAGLGHDGAIISGVAAADKERHGWRAYVRPALGRAADAGWPLEVDGRELRPWSLLVTNSGSIPLGVGVSGARMDDGTLHVVTVDPDPLLEWGTIALAGLLPGAQRLPGIERRDTPATTIVPDSPTPAHLDGDPLGEVWELSASVDPGALLVVRPRPAGNAAPTLDETVLATAGPHGIVQIVNALRQGGITRGEREEVTCALTALEGEELQQVKYLLNAGGDGHDLEHFVYDVLDGRQRRRVLDHIAEQAVPHDELRVLCDIDDTFKSNLHDRRYDRGTVYPGIVEFLRALDASDAAGDDHLPGDLTFVTARPGGVRDLIERYTRRGFTDDDLPAHTIMTGTVRGLVDRRLMAGSKVTNIRRDAALFPECRQVFIGDSGQADADVALTARRRWPEHLVASFIHCVTDVDEATRARWRAEGVHAVDDYAQAARIAGELGLIDAERVARVERAVEQGVPSLPR
- a CDS encoding GNAT family N-acetyltransferase, which translates into the protein MLPSLPPSTATDLAIDQLAGTQVTDAGDHLVVRSPGRPGYHWGNFLQVTGGDVDDAHRWVRRFEAAFPGARHLAVGLPREPEPAAWETLGLTGDVVESLTAERAPRSTDLPAGYHVAPLADEADWGQRVAAERAENEATGEFPPAEYAEFLRGQCAARRRLVDAGHGHWVGAWTAQGELAASMGIVVLDARGATRRLARYQSVLTHPDHRRRGLARHLLAVAAQWAADRGAAQWVIVADDGSDAGRLYRAAGFTPGPREYGYHAASWR
- a CDS encoding phytoene desaturase family protein, giving the protein MTQRHPLTHRRTAGTPLPGRAVAGGAGHTAAVVGSGPNGLAAAVALARAGLEVTVHEAASSPGGALRSAPALGPGTVVDLGAGVHPFGVASPFFSALGLERHGLQWVHPDLPLAHPLEQGPAALLHRDLARTAEDLGVDGAAWRRLVGPAVADFDRIVPAALGPLLRVPRHPVALARFGLRGLAPSTVLARALFRQPATRALFAGLAAHSVMPLHHPLTSVFGVLFGAAGHAVGWPVARGGSQAIADALVAELTAHGGRVVTSSPVTDLRQLADAHGRAPAVTMLDTTPAAAVALAGDRLAPAVRSGLSAWRHGPGLYKVDYLLDGPVPWADPRVNGAGTVHVGGTLEELATAEGLTHRGQDPERPFVLVSQQSLFDAGRAPGGQTVLYAYAHLAPGTRQAAGPLVDAQIERFAPGFRDRIVRRVNSSPADLQARNANLVGGDVVGGSMAGTQLVLRPRPTLSPYDLGPGLYLCSASAPPGGGVHGMAGAHAAAAALRDLGLRPEPLAPPR
- a CDS encoding TetR/AcrR family transcriptional regulator — encoded protein: MAQKSEQTRQVVLDTALRLFRQEGYAATTMRRIATEAGLSPSNAYYYFSGKDELVQELYRQLQAEHRLAAAPGIEPGARLEVNLAHVLHHGLDTNAPYHAFGSTLLASALAPGSPVNPFGPDQAEAREAATGLMAEVVRASSGVPGGALGERLPHLLWLAYMGVTLFWVLDTSEEQRRTRVLVDGAAPLISRVLRLSRLPVGRGLTEDALGLMDRLTTVAEQADGRA
- a CDS encoding TIGR01777 family oxidoreductase; this encodes MSTLRTVVLAGASGFMGQHLRARLVADGVHVRTIGRSVDADARWGQGLSGVLEDADALVNLAGRSVSCRYTKATIDEIFTSRTQTTRALGEALAACDAPPAVWVNASTGTIYRDARDRPQDEATGELGTGFSVEVARAWERELFTPRLPAVRRVALRTSIVLGNGGALNAIVNLARLGAGGHQGDGGQVFSWVHLEDVYRAVRHVLADEGTSGPVNLATPHPVTNAELMRTVRAHFGGLGERVGLPTPAWALGLGGRVIRTEPELVLKSRWVHPGVLLDSGFTWAFPTLDEALADIAATTPRGLLPVQLG
- a CDS encoding homoserine kinase type II (protein kinase fold) — its product is MSPDRPLHPGLDAAQDARLRAWLPDGELVADHSWSALAQRTVLRVRSGGQDVVVKAGFPGDHHMDREVTAHERWLAPLVERGRAPRLVHADRELRLVVTAWLPGVLVEGHPAQDDPETYRQAGELLAVLHGQHRQVDDAFEARQNARALEWLARPHRIEPGLARRLVARVEGWPAPPVTVVPVHDDAQPRNWLVHDRQVSFIDFGKVELKPAAVDLGRLGEQDFRRDGALERAFLDGYGHDPRVDDAPDADWWWRVRVRGAIAQAVWAHQVGDVAFEDAGLEILKDLMG
- a CDS encoding GTP pyrophosphokinase, which encodes MANDVPMTSIDLVMALAGDDVEERDPDEVARAIGARLSEFRLRYKFALDEVLTKIDILAEEAEARGTRGPIEHVKHRVKSFDSILHKMNRLGCGPDLDVVATEIRDIAGVRVTCPYIEDTFRLAEMLMGQPDLTVLETKDYISHPKPNGYRSLHLIVTVPVFLAEETLEVPVEIQIRTIAMDFWASVEHQIRYKYHDEVPDDVGETLRESAVTAWELDRQMSGLRQTVRARESGAAVAVSPPGAQRAGADPAPDVA
- a CDS encoding YihY/virulence factor BrkB family protein, which encodes MSPSTAADHADLPPAPRGGGRRVLGALGRTRLVRAGRRYLLAHGNVYAGGVTLSALISLVAALTLAVTAFRMVLGRRPELFDRVVDAVNGTFPGLLGDGDVPGVLTASDLVIDGGLTLATLVSLPVLLWTATNAMTYLRMSVRAMFGLAAAPLHPVRAKLWDLVGILLLGSSVVVTAMLSSAATSAARFVLDHAHIDAGTDLTLRIAALAAAFVVDAVTIALLFRVAAKVRTPWAQRWRGAVLGALGWGALRVAGTSLIGAWDNPLVVSFAGLVTLIVWINLAVRWVLFTAAWTADPPAPQFAQAEDVHSREIPNYVTLAAPHTLLWPHHRVTGAIIGEQEAAPGAPRRNRG